The genomic window GACGGCGGTGATCGAGCGGGTGGCGCTGCGTTGGCTGGCCGAGTTGTTCGGCTTCCCGGCGACCACGGCGGGGGCGTTCGTCACAGGGGCCACGGTCGCCAACCTGTGCGGTCTCGCGGCGGGTCGGCATCGTGTGCTCGCGAATGCGGGCTGGAATGTCGAGGCCGACGGCCTCTTCGGGGCACCACCCATCACGGTGATCGTCGGCGAAGAGGTGCACCCGACGGTGCTGAAGGCGCTTGGGCTCCTCGGCCTCGGGCGCGATCGGATCGTCCGCATTCCGGTCGATGGCCAGGGGCGGATGATCGCCTCAGCGCTTCCACCGATCACCGGTCCGACGATCGTGGTGGCCCAGGCCGGCAACCTCAACACGGGCGCCTTCGATCCCTTGCCGGCCATCATCGCCCACGCGCACGCCGGTGGCGCGTGGGTGCATGTGGACGGAGCGTTCGGGCTGTGGGCTGGGGCAGTACCCGCGCTGGCGCACCACGTGGTTGGCATCGAGGCCGCCGACTCGGTGGCGACCGACGCGCACAAGTGGCTCAACGTGCCCTACGACAGCGGGATCACCCTCGTGCAGGACGGGGAGGCGCTGCGAGCGGCGATGGCGGTCACCGCGTCGTACCTGCCGACGGCGAGCGCCGAGCGCAACCCCTCGGACTACACGCCCGAGCTGTCGCGCCGAGCGCGCGGCGTGGATGTCTGGGCGGTGCTGTCCTCGCTGGGGAAGGAGGGCGTCGCGGCGATGATCGATGGCACCTGCGTGCACGCGCGCCGTTTCGCCGAGGGACTGGGCGCGGCAGGCTTCGAGATCCTGAACGAGGTGGTGCTCAATCAGGTGCTGGTGTCATTCGGCACGCCGGAGCAGACGCACCGCGTGATTGCGGCCGTTCAGGAAGAAGGCACCTGTTGGGCCGGTCCGACCTTGTGGCAGGGGAAGACGGCGATGCGGATCTCGGTGTCGTCGTGGGCGACGACCGCCGCCGATGTCGATAAGAGCGTGGCGGCGATCGTCCGGGTGGCGAGGGACGTGGTCTAGCGGCGATCACCGCTTCCGGCGCACCGACGACGCCTTGGGCCAGTAGGCAAACTCGGGCTCGTAGCAGGTCGCCTCAAGGTCGGCGAGCCGATCGCGCAGGAAGGCCTCGGCATCCGCCACGCCGTTGTTGTAGATCGACGGTCCGATCTCGGCGAGGAGAAACTTGAGCAGCTGCGTCGACTGGACGCCGCTCAACTCCAGCTCGAGTTCATCCGCGCAGAAACGGGCGATCGACGCGAGCGCCTGCTTCTGCGCGTCGTCATTCAGGGTTACGGCCATGGGCAGCGTACGTCCCAATGTCGGAGTGTTGTGGGCGGGGGGCGTTCAGCGCGGACGGGGCACGACAGTCACATTGCGGGCC from Gemmatimonadota bacterium includes these protein-coding regions:
- a CDS encoding aspartate aminotransferase family protein → MTAPSLQDHDTARLLQDAADRATRYLDSLGSRAVAPDASAVARLGELDEPMPTSGSAPAAVLARLDAMVAPATMAMAGPRFFGFVIGGALPVSVATNWLSTAWDQNTGLYRATPGTAVIERVALRWLAELFGFPATTAGAFVTGATVANLCGLAAGRHRVLANAGWNVEADGLFGAPPITVIVGEEVHPTVLKALGLLGLGRDRIVRIPVDGQGRMIASALPPITGPTIVVAQAGNLNTGAFDPLPAIIAHAHAGGAWVHVDGAFGLWAGAVPALAHHVVGIEAADSVATDAHKWLNVPYDSGITLVQDGEALRAAMAVTASYLPTASAERNPSDYTPELSRRARGVDVWAVLSSLGKEGVAAMIDGTCVHARRFAEGLGAAGFEILNEVVLNQVLVSFGTPEQTHRVIAAVQEEGTCWAGPTLWQGKTAMRISVSSWATTAADVDKSVAAIVRVARDVV
- a CDS encoding DUF2164 domain-containing protein, which encodes MAVTLNDDAQKQALASIARFCADELELELSGVQSTQLLKFLLAEIGPSIYNNGVADAEAFLRDRLADLEATCYEPEFAYWPKASSVRRKR